The DNA segment TAGATCATTTCTACTTTCATTCCCATCAAGAACAAGTTAGGCTTACTGGATGGCACCATCACCACTCTTGATTTGTCAGACCCTTCCTATGTTTCATGGCTAAGATGCAATAACATCCTCCTTGCATGGATTTTgaattttgtctcaaaagacATTGCATTTAATGTATTTCATGACTTCAATTAAATAGGTTTAGGACAAACTTAAGGAACGTTTTGAACAACCTCATGAAGCTTGAATGTATCACCTCTACACAAGCTTAGTAGCATTGTATAAGGACACCTCTCTGTAAGTGATTACTTCACACTACTTAATGCTATATGGGAAGAGTTACATAGCTATAGACCTCTTCCATGTTGTTCTTGTGGAAAGTGTACTTGTGATGCCTTGAAAAATATTGGTGAAGTCCAATAAGGAGATTATATGTTTAAGTTTTTAATGGGCTTAAACAACAATTATGATGTTGTAAGGGGACAGATCATTTTGCTAAGTCCCCTTCCTTCATTGGATAAAAACGTTTCACTAATTTTACAAGAGGAAAGACAAAGGCAAGCAAGAAATACAACCTTACCCACCTCAGAACCTTTTGCCTTACTTGCCTACCaaaatttctcaaagaaaatggGTAAGTCAAAGTTGTTGCCACCACTGTGGCAAGATTGGACAACAAAAGATAAATGCTACAAGTCGGTAGGATTCCCACCAAACTTCAAGTTTAACAAACCCAAACTTGGAGGAACCTCTGCTGTACCTTATTTTGCAAATCAGGTTATTGCTCAGATCACTACTTCACCTCATGAAGAACCTACTCCAAGTGTCTCTCAATTGAACCTCTCTCAGGCACAAGCATAACACCTTATGGATCTTCTCAATGCTCAATTTCTCCAACTAAACTTGGGATAGACCAAGCCTATACTGCCTACTCCTGATCCTATCAAACCAGCAACTTCAGAACCAAATTCCTCTACCACACCTTACTCAAACCTAGCAGGTAACCATCACTGTCTCTCCACTCTTTCCATAACTACTAATTATTCTCATTTCAATACTGTGAATCCTTACAAACACAACTCATCCTCTCAGTCTAAGCACTCTGATGTTTATAGCACACCATGGATCATGGACACAGGCGCCACTGATCATATGATGTGCTCCACCTCTTTTCTTGATAAACCCTCTCCTTGCATACAAGCCTTTGAAAGACTCCCAAATGGTACAAAAGCTCAAGTCACACACAGGCACTGTTAAATTATCAAACTCACTATTTCTAACTGATGTCCAATGTGTGCCTTCATTCACCTTCAATCTCATCTCAGTTAGTAAGCTCACTCAAAGACCAGATACATGtatgtttttcttaaaaaaatctatGCTTCATTCAGGTCCTCTCTTCATGGATGAAGATTGGATTTGCTAAGGTTCATGCTGGCCTGTATTATCTACTGCCTTCTTCTCAAGACAGCAACATCAATTCTTTTTCAACTCTCTCTAATCAAACTCGAGTCAATCAAGCAGCCATACAACAAGATTTTGATATGTGACACTTTAGATTAGGAAATTTATCTTCACAAAGGgatgaatttaattcattctcatatTGCTAATGTAAAGTCTAAGGACCAATCTCATTGAAAAAATCTGCCATTTGGCCAAGTAGAAACATCTTGCCTTTCCTTCAAGTGTATCTACTAGTTCATTTCCTTTTGACTTAATACATTGTGATGTATGGGGCCATATTCTCAAGCATCAATTCAAGGCTTTCATTACTTCTTAAATATTGTAGATGATTATTCAAGAGTCAATTGGGTTTTTCTAATGAAACTAAAATCAGATACAAGAACTATCTTACAATCATTCTTTCACCTCATAAACACTCAATTCAATAGCGAAGTtaagaagattagaattgacaATGGCCTTGAACTCGATATGGATGATTTTTATAAGTACCATGACATCATTCACAAAAAATCGTGTGTGTatacccctcaacaaaatggtgttgttgaGAGGAAACACCAACACCTTTTGAATGTTACCCGAGCACTCCTCTTTCAAGTTGCATTGCCTACCCCTTTTTGGGGAGATGCCATCTTAACCGTAGCATACCTCATAAATAGGATCCCTACATCGCTCCTTTCTAATAAATCTCCCCATGAAATGCTCTTTTCATCACCACCTTTTTATGCTCATCTTTGTGTCTTTGGCTACCTAAGTTATGCTAGCACTCCTAAGCACCACAAAACCAGTATGAACCTCAAGCTAGACCTTGCGTTTTCCTAGGATACCTTGCAAATATCAAAGGCTACAAGCTTTGTCATAGAGACTCAGGCCCCAATTGGTTATCAAAACctaaaacatctcatctgatctcaactcatcattacaacttttccaaatctacatacaaaatataataaacaatttaatttttttcaaatctcaatacaaaattaatattaaaaaattgtattataacaatattttattcattactatttaaagcatctcatctcatctcatctcatttttgtAACTAAACAGGGCCTCATTCTACCTTCATTTCTAGGAACATAATCTTCCATGAATCTGTCTTTCCATTCCACTCCTCCACCTCTACCTCTAGTCTCTCCTCTCATCCCTTTTTAGACATTCATTACTCCTTTCCTCAAAATCTAGTTTTACCTCCTGCACCGCCAGATGACTCCTTCACACCCTCTCCTGTTTTCCAATCTGACACATCCAATCATGATTCCCAATTTGAATCGCCTCATCCTGAAACATCCCTGCCTGCTACCCCTTCTGATTCAATTCATCTTTCAACCCATCCTGATGAATTGCATGCCACCCTCCCTCTTCGAAGGTCCACTAGAGATAGACATTATCAAGGTTTAATGACCTATGTATAATATGGCTGGAATCCTCAATGAATATTGAGGTGATCGATTCTCATTATATAGAATGTATGCACAATTGGAAGATCCTATATAATAAGAAACAAATAAACATATTTGATATAGTTGAGAATATCCTATAAACTaggaaagaaaagatatatACATGATAACCCCCCTCAAGCTAAGCGTGGCAAAAAGAATCACGAGAAGCTTGTTACAGAAAAGTAGGAACTGAGACTTGGTGACTCCCATGGTAAAAGAATCAGCAGGCTGGAGATGTGAGGGAACAAAGGTGACTTTTAAGGAACCATTTGCAATCAATTCATGAACAAAATGGTAGTCAATCACAATATGTTTAGATCGAGGCTGAGTGACAGGATTGACCGCCATAAAAATAGCACTTTTGTTGttgcataatattttcagagGGGAAGATAATAGAAGACATAGATCACAGAGTAGTTGAACAATCTAAGCAACTTCAGCAGTAGCAACGGCTAAGGACCTATACTCAGTTTCAGCACTGGAGCGAGAAATAGTGGATTGTTTCTTAGAGCACCAAGAAACAAGATTAGCACCCAAGAATATAACATAGCTGGTGGTAAATAAATGTGTATCAGGACAACTCGCCCAATCAACATAAGAATAAGCAAGCAACTCATGGGAAAGGGTGCGGTGAAGTTGAAGACCATGATGGACTGCGCCTTTGAGTACTAAAAAATGATCTTTAGTTGGATCATGCATGTACTGGCAAATGGAATTGACACTAAATGAGAGATCAGGCTGAGTAATGGTCAAATACTTTAGAGCTCCGGCAAGAGACCAAAAAAGGGTGGGATCCAAAAATAGCTTCCCTTCGATTGAGAGATGTTGACCAACTACAAAGGGAGTGGTAATGGGTTTGGCCTTAACCATGTCAGCACGTTGTTGGAGATCAAGAGCATACTTGGTTTGGCTAAGAAATAAGCCGTGAGAATTAGGTTGGACTTCGACACTAAGGAAATAGTGTAGAGAACCCAAATCTTTCATAGCAAGTTCTTTGAACAGTCGTGTGATAAGAGTCTTTATCAAAGCAGTATTGTTGCCAGTAAGCACCATATTATCGACATATAGCAAGAGATAAATTGTGCTTGACATGGTATAATGGACAAACAGAGAGGAATCAGCCTGACTAAGAAGAAAACcaagtttcataaaaaaaaaaaaaagaagaaaaagaaaaagaaagagctaAAGCTTTGGAACCAAGCACGAggggcttgtttgagtccatgaAGAGCACGCTTCAAATGACACACATGTTGAGGAAACTGTGGATCAGTGTAGCCAGGTGATTAATCCATGTATACTTTTCCAGAATATGACTATGGAGAAAGGCATTCTTAACATCTAATTGATGTAAGGGCCATCTAGAAGTGACTGCAATGGATAGGATAATCTGAACAGTAGCAGGATGCACCACAGGGCTAAACATATCTTCAAAATCAAGGCCAGGAATCTGAGAGAAGCCCTTGGCCACAAGACGAGCCTTATGATGCTCAATGGAACCATCAACATGGAGTTTGGTCTTAAAGATCCAACGACAACCAACCATATTATGATTTAGAGGGCGAGGTAGAAGATCCCAAGTATCATTCTTCTTCAAAGCTTGTATTTCATCATCCATAGCCAAGATCGATTCAGGATGTTTGGCAACAAACTTGAAACACCGAGGCTCTTGTAGGGCAAGAAGGACATGAAAAAACTTAGAAGAAGGTGAAATCATCAATGCATGATAGGCcttagatttaaatataccAGCTTTCCTTTTAGCAACCATTAGGTGAGTGTTGGTAGAAGTCGTCAGTATGGAAATAAAGGGTAGAGGCAGACTAGGATAGGATAAGGGACGGTAAACACAACAGGAGATGTCCAAGGGAAGGATTCACTAAGACCATCATTGCATGGCAAACAA comes from the Carya illinoinensis cultivar Pawnee chromosome 8, C.illinoinensisPawnee_v1, whole genome shotgun sequence genome and includes:
- the LOC122274471 gene encoding uncharacterized mitochondrial protein AtMg00810-like; the encoded protein is MVAKRKAGIFKSKAYHALMISPSSKFFHVLLALQEPRCFKFVAKHPESILAMDDEIQALKKNDTWDLLPRPLNHNMVGCRWIFKTKLHVDGSIEHHKARLVAKGFSQIPGLDFEDMFSPVVHPATVQIILSIAVTSRWPLHQLDVKNAFLHSHILENQADSSLFVHYTMSSTIYLLLYVDNMVLTGNNTALIKTLITRLFKELAMKDLGSLHYFLSVEVQPNSHGLFLSQTKYALDLQQRADMVKAKPITTPFVVGQHLSIEGKLFLDPTLFWSLAGALKYLTITQPDLSFSVNSICQYMHDPTKDHFLVLKGAVHHGLQLHRTLSHELLAYSYVDWASCPDTHLFTTSYVIFLGANLVSWCSKKQSTISRSSAETEYRSLAVATAEVA